A region from the Amycolatopsis camponoti genome encodes:
- a CDS encoding PrsW family intramembrane metalloprotease, protein MLLPVLGLLVVALCGLVLFAVATARVGPLAVTIGVLAALVPVAGVVAGFLWVDRWEPEPAKFLLLAFAWGACIATITALLINTTAEAVGDELLGKGSGNTVAALVSAPIVEEAAKALFVVLILWRRSSEFDGVVDGVVYAGFSAAGFAFTENIYYFGRAFNDYGFGDGHSQGVITAFFLRGVLAPFTHPLFAVLTGIGIGIAARTTTKYLKVLAPLAGYLAAVCLHALWNSAALLGGSKFLTVYFLIMLPLFLGVVYLVVLQRRREQRIIATALPHMAAARWIAPSEVDLLASLPGRRAWRRQAKRQSGKQAAKAVAVYQASVTELAFLDRRELTTDVDRQRQQELLHTLKAARAEATRLAQEAPQG, encoded by the coding sequence GTGCTGCTGCCGGTGCTCGGGCTGCTGGTCGTCGCCTTGTGCGGCCTGGTCCTGTTCGCCGTGGCCACGGCGCGGGTCGGACCCCTCGCCGTCACCATCGGCGTCCTCGCCGCCCTCGTACCGGTCGCGGGCGTGGTCGCCGGGTTCCTCTGGGTCGACCGCTGGGAGCCCGAACCGGCCAAGTTCCTGCTGCTCGCCTTCGCCTGGGGCGCCTGCATCGCGACGATCACCGCGCTGCTCATCAACACGACCGCCGAAGCCGTCGGGGACGAGCTGCTCGGCAAGGGCAGCGGCAACACCGTCGCCGCCCTGGTCTCCGCGCCCATCGTCGAGGAGGCCGCGAAGGCGCTCTTCGTCGTCCTCATCCTCTGGCGCCGGTCCAGCGAGTTCGACGGCGTCGTGGACGGGGTCGTCTACGCCGGCTTCAGCGCCGCCGGCTTCGCGTTCACCGAGAACATCTACTACTTCGGCCGGGCCTTCAACGACTACGGCTTCGGCGACGGGCACAGCCAGGGCGTCATCACGGCGTTCTTCCTCCGCGGTGTCCTCGCGCCGTTCACGCACCCGCTGTTCGCCGTGCTGACCGGCATCGGCATCGGTATCGCCGCGCGGACCACCACGAAGTACCTGAAGGTCCTCGCGCCGCTCGCCGGCTACCTGGCCGCCGTCTGCCTGCACGCGCTGTGGAACAGCGCCGCGCTGCTCGGCGGGTCGAAGTTCCTCACCGTCTACTTCCTGATCATGTTGCCGCTCTTCCTCGGCGTGGTCTACCTGGTCGTCCTCCAGAGACGGCGTGAGCAGCGGATCATCGCGACCGCCCTGCCGCACATGGCCGCGGCGCGCTGGATCGCGCCGTCGGAGGTCGACCTGCTGGCCAGCCTGCCCGGCCGCCGGGCCTGGCGGCGACAGGCGAAGCGCCAGTCCGGCAAACAGGCCGCCAAAGCCGTCGCCGTCTACCAGGCGAGCGTGACCGAGCTCGCCTTCCTGGACCGGCGGGAGCTCACCACCGACGTCGACCGGCAACGGCAGCAGGAGCTGCTGCACACGTTGAAGGCCGCTCGGGCGGAGGCGACGCGCCTCGCCCAGGAAGCTCCGCAAGGGTGA
- a CDS encoding Rossmann-like and DUF2520 domain-containing protein, producing MEREQRESARHERPQAHAMNRPARLAVGVVSAGRVGSVLGAALARAGHTVVAASGLSAASLARAERLLPDVPLLPPDETVRAADLVILALPDDALAGMVRGLVATGSLRPGQIVVHTSGAQGIDVLAPAAEAGALPLALHPVMTFTGREEDLERLAACSIGVTAAAGDDAAWSVGEALAVEMGAEPVRIPDSVRALYHAALTHGANHLMTLVADCAEMLREAGIGHSERLVAPLLSAALDNVLRHGDRALTGPVARGDTGTVRKHLAVLADRAPDVAPAYRALAKRTVARSSAAGLLDTAAAKDLTELLDDPAEGHQDQ from the coding sequence CTGGAACGAGAGCAGAGGGAGTCTGCCCGCCATGAGCGTCCACAGGCGCACGCCATGAATAGGCCCGCTCGTCTCGCGGTCGGTGTCGTTTCCGCCGGCCGCGTGGGCAGTGTGCTCGGCGCCGCGCTGGCCCGGGCGGGGCACACCGTGGTCGCCGCGTCGGGGCTGTCCGCCGCGTCGCTGGCCCGTGCCGAACGCCTCCTCCCCGACGTGCCGCTGCTGCCGCCCGACGAAACCGTCCGCGCGGCGGACCTGGTGATCCTCGCCCTCCCCGACGACGCGCTGGCCGGGATGGTCCGCGGGCTCGTCGCGACCGGGTCGCTCCGGCCCGGGCAGATCGTCGTGCACACCTCCGGCGCCCAGGGCATCGACGTGCTGGCGCCCGCCGCCGAGGCCGGCGCGCTGCCGCTGGCGCTGCACCCGGTGATGACGTTCACCGGCCGCGAGGAGGACCTCGAGCGGCTGGCGGCGTGCAGCATCGGCGTCACGGCGGCGGCCGGCGACGACGCTGCGTGGAGCGTCGGCGAGGCCCTCGCGGTCGAGATGGGGGCCGAGCCGGTGCGCATCCCCGACTCCGTGCGAGCGCTCTACCACGCAGCGTTGACCCATGGCGCGAACCACCTGATGACGCTGGTCGCCGACTGCGCGGAAATGTTGCGGGAAGCGGGAATCGGGCATTCCGAACGCCTGGTGGCGCCACTGCTTTCGGCGGCGTTGGATAATGTTCTCCGACACGGCGACCGCGCGCTCACGGGCCCGGTCGCGCGTGGCGACACCGGTACCGTCCGCAAGCACCTCGCGGTGCTGGCGGACCGGGCGCCGGACGTGGCGCCGGCCTACCGCGCACTGGCCAAGCGCACGGTGGCGCGTTCCTCGGCTGCCGGGCTGCTGGACACCGCGGCCGCCAAGGACCTCACCGAACTCCTCGACGATCCCGCCGAAGGGCACCAAGACCAGTGA